The DNA segment GGGGATGCTGGCGGCAGTGCTTGAGCTGCTTCAAAATGGTGAGCGCCTGCGAGGGATGCAGGAGGCTGCCGCGCGGTTCGAGGCGGGCCAGGGAGTGACCAAGCTTATCGCCGTATGTGAGGAAGTGCTATGCAGCTGAATCCGATAGATGTGGTTTTCACCTTGATCCTGGTTATTCTGGTGCTGCGGGCCGGATTTCGCGGGTTTGTGCGGGAGTTCATGGCGGTTGCCGCAATCGTGCTCGGGGTAGCAGCTGCTGCCCTGTTCGCCGGGTTGGTGTCTATCTGGCTGGATCAGATCCTGGGACCCAGTATGTGGAACCATGTAATAGCCTTCCTGGGCCTGTTCCTGCTGGTGTATCTGGTAATCAAGCTGACCG comes from the Spirochaeta africana DSM 8902 genome and includes:
- a CDS encoding CvpA family protein; translated protein: MQLNPIDVVFTLILVILVLRAGFRGFVREFMAVAAIVLGVAAAALFAGLVSIWLDQILGPSMWNHVIAFLGLFLLVYLVIKLTEGLLNTLVERIHLDALDHALGLFFGCVEGLLVIFMLIMIMQVQPFIRLDAVLRNSLYAELLMPLAPYAGSIMSS